tacatagttacataattaaatcaggttaaaaaaagacaaagcccatcaagttcaacccccccaAATGATAACAAGTGCAGAATAATTGTATTTGGGGCTTTCTATACCCTgatactaaaggggttatttactaaaatacaaatttatttcataatattaataaaaaaatagctcaatcaaactcccatgcttatttattaatttaaaaagactCTATTAAATCGGCTTGTTTTTTTTCCCGATAAAACACAATAATTTCCACTATAATTTCAAactgggataggtgcctctcccattgacttatacaggacctcaataAGTCTGCGATTGTAGATTttcaaattctggctttttgcagcatcggggtataataaatcttgaaaaagtctagtttttgccagaaaaatttgagtttagtaaataaccccctaaatgttcccTGATTGTGCATACTGCCTCAATTGTAAATGAGAGCCATTCATTCATTTCTTTTACGCAATGTGCCGGTGTATCATTATTTTTGGAGGCCCTAAAAAAAGCACAAAGGATAAATGGGAATCTCATAGTTCTAATAACGTTGAATGTTAATAGTGATCATTATAATATCAATCAATAAATATGTAACTTGGTAACAGGGCTGCCTGGAAACAACATTTAGTTTGCCTCATAGCACTAGAGTCCTAGGAACATTTCCAGAAGTTTGTATGTCATGTTTGTGCTTGTATGGGTTTCCTTTGGGCACTCCATTTCCtctcacattccaaaaacatagaTTTAATCGGCTCCTGGtaaaattgaccatagtttgTATGTGATAAGAATCTTAGATTTTAAGCCCCACTGGGACAAGGACTGGTATGACATGGTATGGAATATGTaacttttatagaaataaattataatattgaCCTTGTCACAGAAAAGCAACTAAAAATAGTCTGCAGTactaacctgctggaccccctgcaatctggtttTAGGCTTTTAATGCTTGAGAATtctcagttttttttcttaagagAAGTACCATATATGTTTATGTTGCTGTGATACGTAGAATAAAGAGCCATGAGTCACAATGGCTCTTTAATGTAAGTCAGCCATTTAGATACTTAAATGCTGGATACCTTCTGAGTATAACTCAAGCCTTCATTGTTAGAATTGCCAACATTGTCATGGATATTCCTGATTGTCAACTTTCTCTTATTGACCAGGACCTTGATACAACCGTGTGTATCATTCCATTATCATTCAAGTTCATCAAGTTACCTTGATAAATCCACCTGCTTGCCTCCTATGCAGTCCAGGGTTACCAAAAATaccttttttatatattgtttcttGTATATCTTATATTTCACATTGCCACCAGACTGGAAAATCACTTCCACATGCACCTCTGTCAATACAAGAACCTTCAGTTGTTTAAAGACCTTCTTCCTAAATGCCCCATTCCCCCtaatatacaaataaacattaaatattattcaGTCTCTTTCTATTTCTAGATTTAAGTTGATTTTAAAATTTCATCTACTCGGTCAGGTAATTTTTCTTAACCTGTACCAATACACTCATGCTGTGATTGCAGTACTAGGTCAACCCATCATCCGCTTTTATCACTCCTATTGTTGATCCATGAATGGAAACTGTTTGCGTCACTTATTTtctcctattttttattttaaaaaattctgtcatgatttttatggtgtcgtttttatttctaaattacactgtttacaatgcaaataattcactctaccgtgtaaaatttcattcctgaaccagcaagtgtattttttttaatttataatattggtatgtaggcagccatctgaggtcattttgcctggtcatgcgctttcagaaagagccagcactttaggatggaactgctttctggcaggctgttgtttctcctactcaatgtaactgaatggggtcgcagtggaacatgggtttttactattgagtgctgttcttaaatgtACCAGGGAGccattatctggttaccttcccattgttctgcagatgggctgctgggggggggggggggagaaaggggtAATAtactcccaacttgcagtacagcagcaaagagtgactgaagtttatcaaagcacaagtcacataactgggggcacctgagaaactagcaatatgtctagccccatgtcagatttcaaaattaaatataaaaaagggattttgaaaaaacatgttttcccatgacagtatccctttatggtaTACATTTTAAGTGCTACATATTACACACTTTTCTAGCATTTCCTAGCTCCTTGTCAATCTGACATTCAGTCCTACTTGAGAGCTCTGTTATTGTGGAAGTGCATGGAAAAGTGCAAGGTATTTGTCATCCAGGTATTTGTAGTTATAAAGCATTTGATGGCAAAAATGAACATTCTGGAAAAATTGTAGAGATTACGAGGCAAAATAGACAGCTAAAAAGGACTGCACTGCATTCCAGATTGTAGGTAAAAGCACTAAATATTGTGAGCAATTTGTATAGAGACATTACAACTCTTCCAGTTTTACAATAGGGAAAAGAAATCAACAAATTGGGGTAAGTGGGAATGAAATGGTTTGGAGCTTTTAAGTCTGTCCTGAACTCAAAAGATTGATTTCTTCTTTCTAAATATACTGTTTCCTGATGCAGAGATACATGGAAAAATGGTATTCGACAGCCAGCGCTATCAGCTTCTTTTGGCTTGTTGTGGGAGTAATAACTTCTAGCTCCGATTTACCATAGTCTTTATAatagttatttattattagattaatAATAGTTTATAGCTCTCCATTTGCagcatttcagccatctggttgctagggtccaaattaccctagcagccatgcattgatatgaataagagactgtaatatgaataagagaaagatgagtaataaaaagtagcaatagccttacagagtatgtgctttttagatgggtcagtgacccccatttgaaagctggaaagagccacaagatggtggcaaataattcaaaaactataaaaaaaaataaagatcaattgaaaagttgcttagattgaaccattctataacataccaaaagttattcacccctttaagaaaggtgATAGTGCTCTGCACTGCTATAGGGAAATGGTGAGAACAACCACCCCAATGAACACTCGTCGACTGCTCACACGAGTGAGACCTGCTATGTTATGAAAATGTTTCTCACAGTTAAAAAacctatttttattaaatacatgaaaatatttaTGTGACTTGTGACAGCAACTCCCTTGACAAGTCATTCTTGAGTCTCATCCCTAAAAgcccaaaacacattttattgccTGCAGGGAATGGGAGCAGTGGGACTTGGAAACAGTAAGTTTTGCATTCTTAACGTCCCTACTACAGCAAATACAGTGCTGATGTGCAAGAACCTGTGATTATCTGCCCTCCTAGCTTTGAGCAGATACAAAAGTGTGACAATTATGCTAATAAAATTTGACATTTGGTTACATCCCTATATAAATATGCGCAACCTAAATAAATAAGTGGTAACGGTATAGGTTAATTCTCTGACATGTTGCCCTAACTGCTTTCTTCTTCAAGCATGCAAAACCACCTGTCtctactgttcttttaaatgctgtttttttcttttttaggtttTGGTATGACTACTCCAGCCACTATTGCAGGTAAAATATTTCTCATCTTCTATGGCCTCATTGGCTGTGCAGCAACCATCTTGTTCTTCAATCTCTTCTTGGAGCGACTGATCACAGTAATTGCCTTCATAATGAAATCCTTCCATGAAAGACAGATAAAAAGGAAGGGGGGCCTCCCTCCTGAAAGAAGACGGGGATCAGGAAACTCAGAAGTAGACAGCCTAGCTGGTTGGAAACCCTCTGTATATTATGTGATGCTGATTCTTTGTGTAGCATCAATTATTATATCCTGTTGTGCCTCAGCAATGTACTCTCCCATTGAAGGATGGGGTTACTTTGATTCCCTTTACTTCTGCTTTGTTGCCTTCAGCACAATTGGTTTTGGAGACATGGTCAGTAGCCAAAAAGCCAAATATGAGAACCAGGGGCTTTACCGATTTGGTAACTTTATCTTCATACTAATGGGAGTTTGctgtatttattctttatttaatgttatatctATAGTCATTAAACAATGTGTCAACTGGATATTACGGAGATTAGAGTGCAGATGCTGTCAGAGATGCCAAAGAAAACTTTTTAGGCCTAAGAGAAATGTGGTTATGCCAGGAAATGTTCGAACTAGAAGGAACATCTCTATAGAAACAGATGGTGTGTATGAAAGTGAAACAGATGGACGGAGGATGTCTGGTGAGATGATCTCCATGAAAGACTTCTTGGCTGCCAATAAGGTCTCTTTGGCTATCATGCAGAAACAGCTTTCAGAAACTGCCAATGGCTGCCCCAGACAAATTGGCACAAGTTCCAGGCACAATGGATTCTCAGGTGGTGTAGGGGCATTAGCAATTATGAATAACAGATTGGCAGAGACTAGTGTCGACAGGTGAATGTAACTAGTAAGGATTCCAGTTTTCTACTGATAATACATGCTAAGTGCCATGTTCTGGGTTTGTCATTTTTTCAGTTGCAGAATGAGAGCCACTGGAGGTCTTTTGAAGATAAATCTCTGTGTATGCCTATAACATGTCATTCTTCTGCTCTTTAACACTGTTAAAGGTGATCCATCGTTGCAAAATACAGTTATTTCTCCAAACAGCTACAGGATGCAGAGATGGGCTGAGACACCAGCACAGTTCATCCCAAAATATGCCTTCCCCAAAGAACTCAGGAGCCAGATGGGCATATAACACAGGTAGTAAACGGACACATAAACTCAACCTTGTTTAGCAAAACATTTACCTAGTGTAAGCATCTTTCACCATTGTGTCAATGTTTCTATCTTTGTGGTCATCTGCCTCATTCTATTTGTGAGTTGAACTATATTTGCTTATGAAAATGGGTAGCACACTCTGATCTTCCCTGCAGTATGCGTGGTTGGTTCCTTGGTATTTGTGGAAGGCACATTCTGTGGCATAATGTGTTGTATCAAGGAACACTTTAAACATTGTTTAGTTAAGAACATAAAGCACTGTGACTCATATTTATTAAATTGGGTGCACTGGGCTAAGCCACTGCACAGGTATGCTCTTTTGCAACCCAGAATTCTGAATTTCAGGCACGATTTCAAAGCATACCTAGTAACCTATCTGCATAGTACATACAGCACCTTAAACCTACCGTACCATATATGTTGCATTTACAGGTTTCTAATTGCTCTTTGGGGCTGCTCCATGTTGGCTTTGCACCTTATGACTAGTACCCAACTGCTGCTACTAGTACCCTACTTGATGGTAAATATTTATAATCCTGCACCAGAACAATAAATAGGGCACTTTATATTCCAATTTATAAATGACCTGACCCTGTGTGTGATGAGAGCACAGCTGACGTGGAAGCCTAGAGAGTTAGTCAAGGAAACTATTTTGACAGATCCTTTTTCTATTAAACGCCACAATGTGGTAAGTCTGGTCCTTCAGGATATAATGTTTACTGATATTTCTCCAAAGGAGAATAAAGTAAGCACCATTTCACATCATTTGTGAGAAGATTGTGACTCTGCCCTTTGCACTGTTTGCCCATTTGTTCCAAGACAGACCCCCATGTTGCTGCTACATGTAATGGGACAATGCtgccttttcttttattatttgtgaattgcTTAGCCAGCATCACCCCAGACACAAAGCCCCTTACGGCTCCCCTGCCTGAGCCAAAAACCCCCTCCAGCCCCCGCGCCTACCTTCTTCCTCTTGTGGCCGCACCGGGGGCCAAGGATAGAGGTCGGAAGCCTTGCCAAAGGCTTTACGCAGGGAACGTGGCTGGGCCGTAGccgggatttttcctggtgtccaaCCAGCCCAGTCTGAGCTTGTGTTTAGCATTTATAAGCTGCTTCCTTATAAGTTGTCAACCTTTTTTATTAACTGtaaatgtttgtattattttatttgtacacaCATTTCAGCTCTGATCATAATCTTCTTTTTACGAAAACTGCAATAAGACATTATCTCTTGAACTGCACTGACTAATCACCTCCTTAAAGCTACAGTAGATCTACTCATTTGGCAAGGTGGCAAACCATGTGCAGAAACACTGGGATGAAGTCCTTGcccaaatttgatttttaaatctgcTTGATAGATATCTGGATCAACCAGGCAGACCATATGTCAGGTATTTAAGGGGAAATCCCCAATGCATGGATGGGATAGTGGCGAGTCTTTAAGgcaaaaaactgtttgggagcaAACTGGACAGACTAGAGCAGGATAGAACAGGACCAAAAATAGACTGGAAGGGGAACAGGGCAAGGGCAATGGTGAGCGAGAGCTAGGGACAAGCCACAGTACTTAAAACAATCACTGAATTTAAATATTGAGTTTCTCGGCTGATTTATAATACACatgtaataaacaatataataaactAAGGTGTTCAGAGTTTTTGAAAAAATCAGGGtcatttcaaataaatgaattgcTGATTGCATTTACATTAAATGCAATCTGTGCAGTctttttatgtgaattttctaGAAGTGTTCACAATTTTTCACTTGATGTAAGTGTACCTTATAATAGGCTGACTTTTTATTGAGCAAGATGAGAACCAGTAAAAACTCTTACAGCAAGGCTTAAGTCTTGAGATTTGTTTGCTTTAGATTTGTCAGATaaatattgatacatttttgTGGCAGCTCTGTTCAATAGCTGATGCATAGGCTACACTGTGACATTATTGAACAATGTAGAACATATAGTACTCATAAATATCCCGCTCCTCAACACGATAAAGGAAAATACAAAGCTTCACAGGAAATGGTTTAAATGTAAGTCGAAAAATATAGTCTGGGCACATTGTCCCTGTAAAAACTCTATACTGTCATTGAAAGTGAGCTACACTGGACTGGACATAAATTTATCTTCGTTCCATAATTTGTGCTATTTGTGTTGAGCTGAGCATTTGGTGCAAGGATAGTGGCATAATTAAAATTTTGTGCTAAATCTCAGTTtcgattaaagtggacctgtcacctacacataaaaagctgcataatgaaagtcctttgcaaattaaatatggaaccccaaaatttattttcattaaaacattcatacctgttataaaggtgtttaaatatctaaactgtcaatcaaatatttactgcccgtggcatagaggaggggcagtcaattactttcactttccattcagcacttcctagatgtcactgctctcctcacattcccccttccctcctcagactctataattgtgtagccaatgtgtataagaaacggatccgcacaatGCAGTTGGGGAATtttcccttttattcagccaccaaacatgttAATgttcagcgtgtgtgcggatccgtttcttatacacattggttgctaagggacccggccgggtcaacggaaggaacgcaccaccaattgcaggattggtgaactacaggtgtgcggtaggagaattacattgtctataattgtgtagggcacggcacatggacattaggtcccccattctgg
The sequence above is a segment of the Xenopus laevis strain J_2021 chromosome 8L, Xenopus_laevis_v10.1, whole genome shotgun sequence genome. Coding sequences within it:
- the kcnk13.L gene encoding potassium channel subfamily K member 13 translates to MACRGCCCCGFGHINEDNGRFLLLAILIILYLLCGAAVFSAIEQPKEKEAKERWQQKFDTFSQKYNLNISDLRNFLRDYEEANVAGIRVDSIRPRWDFTGAFYFVGTVVSTIGFGMTTPATIAGKIFLIFYGLIGCAATILFFNLFLERLITVIAFIMKSFHERQIKRKGGLPPERRRGSGNSEVDSLAGWKPSVYYVMLILCVASIIISCCASAMYSPIEGWGYFDSLYFCFVAFSTIGFGDMVSSQKAKYENQGLYRFGNFIFILMGVCCIYSLFNVISIVIKQCVNWILRRLECRCCQRCQRKLFRPKRNVVMPGNVRTRRNISIETDGVYESETDGRRMSGEMISMKDFLAANKVSLAIMQKQLSETANGCPRQIGTSSRHNGFSGGVGALAIMNNRLAETSVDR